The nucleotide window CGCGGCACAGGGATATTTGCTCTTGCCGTCAGCTCTTCCAGGATAGCGTGCAATTCCGGCGCTTCTGCGCGAGTCACGGGTTTTGCCCGGTACATCGCTAGCACGATTTTGTCGGAGAACCAGTAAGAAACAAAATTCATGATCGCAGCTATCACAAAGGCCAGGATCATTCCTTGCTGGCCGCCAAAATAATGGCCGATTCCCATAATCAGGGCCGTCATCAGGCCCAACAGGGCGGCCGTTTTTAATCCGTTCATTTTACTATTTCCTCCTTCAAACCACTTTTCACGCCGGCGGAATCAGTCTGAAAAACAAGCTGATCCTTTTTCGGATCAAAATCCGCCATGACGCGATCTCCTTCGCGGACGGTGCCGCTCAACAACTCCACTGCCAGAGGGTTCTGAATATACTGCTGGATCGCCCTTTTTAAAGGTCGCGCTCCATAAACAGGATCATACCCAACACGCACCAGAAATTCCCTCGCGCGTTCCGTGAGCTTTAGCGTTAGACGCTTCTGTTCCAGCACTTTTTGCAAGTATCTCAGCTGAATATCGATGATCCGCGCAATGTCTTCCTGTTTCAGCGGGTGGAAAATCACAATATCATCCACGCGGTTCAGGAATTCAGGGCGGAACTGTTGCCTCACAATTTCCATAACTTCCTGGCGCATCCTTTCCTCATCGCGAATCTCAGCGATCAAATGACTCGCCAAATTTGAGGTCATAATAATAATAGTGTTTCTGAAATCCACGGTTCTGCCTTTTCCATCTGTCATCCTTCCGTCATCCAGAACCTGGAGCAACACATTGAAGACTTCCGGATGTGCTTTTTCAATTTCATCAAAAAGG belongs to bacterium and includes:
- a CDS encoding protease HtpX → MNGLKTAALLGLMTALIMGIGHYFGGQQGMILAFVIAAIMNFVSYWFSDKIVLAMYRAKPVTRAEAPELHAILEELTARANIPVPR